One genomic region from Amia ocellicauda isolate fAmiCal2 chromosome 4, fAmiCal2.hap1, whole genome shotgun sequence encodes:
- the LOC136748029 gene encoding long-chain fatty acid transport protein 2, whose amino-acid sequence MNWTYAPPLLQTEGCQTNEHPLQLTVERLHKAEFCRNARFYNFLELEDSSDFFLKQVGALTLNMHIFIAVVAGVAIVPLLLQSLFPYFVQDCLYMANLVRIMTRFVMRGRRKPVFLVLNRFLEQVHKHPDKPFIVFENKTYSYKESDERSNRFARALQTHAGLKAGDTVALYMGNEPAFLFTWLALAKLGCPAALLNYNIRAKSLLHCFGCCNAKVLIAAAELKDAVEDVLPSLREKRVSVFIISAQCNTPGIESFVDKINEASEQPLPQSVRSKITIKSPAVYIYTSGTTGLPKAAVLNQERLLAVATVLSSVGVKSGDVIYLNLPLYHSAGFLIGFIGSIETGSTIILRQKFSASQFWDDCRKHNVTVIQYIGEVMRYLCNTPKRDNDRDHKVRIAIGNGLRADVWKDFLKRFGDIRITEFYGATEANIGFVNYVGKIGAIGRVNFVQRKLFPYSLLKYDIEREEPVRDSRGFCVEAAKGETGLLVSKITKIAPFAGYAKNQQQTDKKRLRDVFMKGDLYYNSGDLLRIDQDNFIYFQDRVGDTFRWKGENVATTEVADVFTMVDCIEEANVYGVKVQGHEGRIGMASVTLKKEKQFECDKIYSHIVNYIPSYARPRFVRVQNALEVTGTFKQMKVKLVEEGFNPVLVQDPLYFLDESKKSYVPMTEEIHASILSNTIKL is encoded by the exons ATGAACTGGACCTATGCTCCGCCTTTACTTCAAACAGAGGGTTGTCAGACTAACGAGCATCCCCTGCAGTTAACCGTGGAAAGACTGCATAAGGCAGAGTTCTGTAGAAATGCTCGGTTTTACAATTTTCTAGAATTGGAAGATTCATCTGACTTTTTCCTGAAACAAGTTGGTGCACTTACCTTAAATATGCACATTTTCATTGCAGTGGTAGCCGGAGTGGCTATTGTGCCACTTCTTCTGCAGTCTCTTTTCCCTTACTTTGTGCAAGATTGCCTCTACATGGCGAATTTAGTACGGATTATGACAAGATTTGTCATGCGTGGAAGAAGAAAAcctgtgtttttggttttgaatAGGTTTTTGGAGCAGGTACATAAGCATCCTGATAAACCCTTTATCGTGTTTGAGAATAAGACATATTCTTACAAGGAATCGGATGAAAGGAGCAATAGGTTTGCCAGGGCTTTACAGACGCATGCTGGTCTGAAGGCGGGAGACACGGTGGCATTATATATGGGAAACGAGCCTGCGTTTCTTTTCACCTGGCTGGCTCTGGCTAAACTAGGGTGCCCGGCTGCACTGCTTAATTACAATATCAGAGCAAAATCCTTGTTGCATTGCTTTGGTTGTTGTAATGCAAAAGTTCTAATAGCAGCTGCAG agctgaaaGATGCCGTGGAGGATGTGCTACCTTCCCTCAGAGAGAAGAGGGTATCTGTGTTTATCATCAGTGCACAGTGTAACACACCCGGCATTGAATCTTTTGTGGACAAGATTAATGAAGCCTCtgagcagcctctaccacaatCTGTGAGATCAAAAATTACCATTAAAAGCCCAGCTGTTTACATCTACACATCTGGAACGACTG GTCTGCCAAAGGCTGCAGTTTTGAACCAGGAGCGTTTGCTGGCAGTGGCAACCGTGTTATCATCCGTCGGAGTGAAATCAGGAGATGTGATCTACCTAAACTTGCCCCTGTATCACAGTGCTGGATTCTTAATCGGATTCATTGGCTCAATTGAAACAG GTTCAACCATAATTTTGAGGCAAAAGTTTTCAGCCTCTCAATTCTGGGATGACTGCAGGAAGCACAATGTCACAGTGATTCAGTACATTGGAGAGGTGATGCGCTACCTGTGCAACACGCCAAAG AGAGACAATGACCGAGATCACAAAGTGAGAATTGCAATTGGCAATGGTCTCAGGGCAGATGTTTGGAAAGACTTCCTGAAAAGGTTTGGAGACATTCGAATCACTGAGTTTTATGGAGCCACTGAAGCGAATATTGGCTTTGTGAACTACGTAGGGAAGATTGGTGCCATTGGACGGGTTAACTTTGTACAAAGG AAACTATTCCCATATTCTCTGCTTAAATATGACATTGAGAGAGAAGAGCCAGTGAGGGATTCCAGAGGGTTTTGTGTGGAAGCTGCCAAAG GTGAGACTGGTCTTTTAGTATCAAAGATCACCAAAATTGCTCCTTTTGCTGGATATGCCAAAAACCAACAGCAAACGGACAAGAAGAGATTGAGGGATGTCTTTATGAAAGGAGACCTGTATTACAATAGTGGAGACTTGCTAAGGATTGACCAGGACAACTTCATCTATTTTCAAGACAGGGTTGGAGACACCTTCAG GTGGAAAGGTGAGAATGTGGCCACAACAGAGGTTGCTGATGTCTTTACAATGGTGGACTGTATTGAAGAAGCCAATGTATATGGAGTTAAAGTACAAG GGCATGAAGGAAGAATAGGAATGGCTTCTGTTACAttaaagaaggaaaaacaatTTGAGTGTGACAAAATATATAGCCATATTGTCAACTACATACCAAGTTATGCAAGACCACGTTTTGTAAGAGTTCAG AACGCCCTGGAGGTTACTGGGACATTCAAACAGATGAAAGTGAAACTAGTAGAAGAGGGCTTCAATCCTGTTCTTGTTCAGGATCCCCTCTACTTCCTGGATGAAAGCAAGAAGAGCTATGTACCAATGACTGAGGAGATTCATGCCTCTATTCTTTCAAATACCATCAAGCTGTGA